In one window of Microbacterium natoriense DNA:
- a CDS encoding DUF2283 domain-containing protein codes for MTRALNFEYDPESDAAYIRLRSAPIDHTVDLEQVALQLPVLVDIDSDGRVLGFEILSVSTTVGPQA; via the coding sequence ATGACAAGAGCACTCAATTTCGAGTATGACCCCGAGTCCGACGCGGCGTACATTCGGCTCCGTTCGGCTCCGATCGACCACACCGTTGATCTCGAACAGGTTGCGCTCCAGCTGCCAGTCCTCGTGGATATCGATAGCGATGGGCGAGTGCTCGGGTTCGAGATCCTCTCCGTCAGCACAACGGTTGGGCCGCAGGCTTGA